One Helianthus annuus cultivar XRQ/B chromosome 7, HanXRQr2.0-SUNRISE, whole genome shotgun sequence genomic region harbors:
- the LOC110868069 gene encoding metal-nicotianamine transporter YSL3 — MKETGEIERDMEEIEQEKKDDDFDSVQVSKRLQPWTKQITVRGVAASIVLGSVYTVIAMKLSLTTGILPNLNVSAALLAFVYMKTWTKLLQKSGISTVPFTRHENTMIQTCSVACYTIAIGGGFGSYLLALNKKTYELAGGANSPGTYKELRIGWMIGYSFLVCFAGLFILIPLRKILIVDYKLIFPSGTATAVLINGFHSQGDMMAKKQVKGFSKYFSISFLWAIFQWFFTGKGECGFAQFPTFGLQAWKKKFYFDFSLTYVGTGMICPHIVSFSLLFGAVISWGIMWPLIEKQKGEWFPSNVPESSMESLNGYKVFISISLLLGDGLYNFIKILYFTYASIYGKLKRENLNLAVGSKNETTEDERIQNEVFNKERIPMWIAVIGYTFFTILNTFTIPLIFPEVKWYSIIAAYIIAPSLAFCNAYGVGLTDWDMAYNYGKIGLFLMAAMSGKQQGVVAGLVGCGVLKSVLYVSSTLMHDLKTGHLTLTSPRTMLLSQTIGTAIGCIVSPLTLSLFTKAFDVGNPKGEYKAPFAIVFRNMAIIGVEGFSALPKHCLQLCYGFFALAVGINIIKDLLPKKIGKWMPLPICMAVPFLIGGYFAIDMCVGSLIVLLWKKLNAKKAELMTTSVASGLICGEGLWILPAAVLSLAKIRPPICMKFLSS, encoded by the exons ATGAAGGAAACCGGAGAGATCGAAAGAGACATGGAGGAGATAGAACAAGAGAAAAAAGACGATGATTTCGATAGCGTTCAAGTTTCAAAACGACTGCAACCATGGACTAAACAGATCACAGTTAGAGGAGTTGCTGCAAGTATTGTTTTAGGGAGCGTTTACACGGTTATAGCCATGAAGTTGAGTCTCACAACAGGGATTCTTCCGAATTTGAATGTCTCGGCTGCACTTCTTGCTTTTGTGTATATGAAAACTTGGACGAAATTACTTCAGAAATCGGGGATTTCCACTGTTCCTTTTACCAGGCATGAGAACACAATGATCCAGACGTGTTCGGTTGCTTGTTACACCATCGCTATCGGAG GTGGATTCGGGTCTTATTTACTTGCGCTGAACAAGAAGACGTATGAGCTGGCGGGAGGAGCAAATTCTCCAGGCACTTATAAAGAACTTCGTATCGGTTGGATGATAGGCTACTCTTTCTTAGTCTGTTTTGCTGGTCTTTTCATATTGATTCCACTCCGAAAG ATCTTGATTGTTGACTATAAGTTGATATTCCCGAGTGGCACAGCAACAGCCGTTCTTATCAATGGATTTCATAGTCAAGGAGACATGATGGCGAA GAAGCAAGTCAAGGGGTTTTCCAAGTACTTCTCCATTAGTTTCTTGTGGGCAATCTTTCAGTGGTTCTTCACTGGAAAAGGAGAATGCGGATTTGCCCAATTTCCAACGTTCGGTTTGCAAGCATGGAAAAAAAA ATTTTACTTTGACTTTAGTTTGACCTATGTGGGAACTGGGATGATTTGCCCTCACATTGTGAGTTTTTCATTGCTGTTTGGAGCTGTGATTTCATGGGGTATAATGTGGCCACTTATTGAAAAGCAGAAAGGAGAATGGTTTCCTAGTAATGTGCCGGAAAGCAGCATGGAAAGCCTCAATGGTTACAAG GTCTTTATTTCAATATCTCTTCTCCTAGGTGATGGACTCTACAACTTTATCAAGATATTATACTTCACATATGCAAGCATCTACGGAAAATTAAAAAGGGAAAACCTTAATTTAG CTGTAGGTAGCAAGAATGAAACCACAGAAGACGAACGAATACAAAACGAAGTTTTCAATAAAGAACGCATACCCATGTGGATCGCAGTGATCGGATACACCTTCTTCACAATCCTCAACACATTCACTATACCATTAATATTCCCAGAGGTTAAATGGTACTCAATCATCGCAGCCTATATCATCGCACCGTCATTAGCCTTCTGTAACGCTTATGGAGTCGGGTTAACCGACTGGGACATGGCCTACAACTACGGCAAAATCGGGCTCTTTCTAATGGCAGCAATGTCAGGAAAACAACAAGGAGTCGTCGCAGGACTAGTCGGCTGCGGTGTGTTAAAATCAGTCCTTTACGTTTCAAGCACATTAATGCACGACTTAAAAACCGGTCACCTCACACTAACTTCACCTAGAACAATGCTTCTAAGTCAAACCATTGGAACCGCAATCGGATGCATTGTATCACCACTAACTCTATCTCTATTCACCAAAGCATTCGACGTTGGTAACCCTAAAGGCGAATACAAAGCACCATTCGCTATAGTTTTCAGAAACATGGCGATCATAGGTGTGGAAGGGTTTTCAGCTTTACCAAAGCATTGTCTACAACTATGCTACGGATTCTTTGCATTAGCCGTTGGGATCAATATAATTAAAGATTTGTTACCAAAAAAGATAGGGAAATGGATGCCATTGCCTATATGTATGGCTGTACCATTTCTAATAGGCGGGTATTTTGCGATCGATATGTGTGTTGGAAGCTTGATTGTGTTGTTGTGGAAGAAGCTTAATGCTAAGAAGGCGGAGCTAATGACTACATCGGTGGCTTCGGGTTTGATTTGTGGTGAGGGTTTGTGGATTCTACCGGCTGCGGTTCTATCATTGGCGAAAATAAGGCCTCCTATATGTATGAAGTTCTTGAGTTCTTAG